GACTGCCTTCCTTATTAACTTACGGACCCTGAAATGGTAAATGAGAATCaagctttcctttctgttcGTCTCTTGTATCTTGTGTGTCTTCTCAAAACCAGTGTTATTTTTCACTTGGCATTACCAGGATGGAGAGTGATTTAAACAACATGGTTTATAGCCCAGCCTTTTGAGGGTGATATTTGTCTGGGGAGATATATCACTACCAAAGATAATGTGGTTTCACCACTATCATCATATTGTGCCATGCTCCTGTGACCTAGTGCCATGCCCTGGCTGAATTCAAAACTGTTGCTTCAGTAGTTCTGTTGCCCATGGGTTAGAGTGGTGTTCCCTGACAGGGATGAACACTCATGGCCTCTTAAAAAGCAGGACACTGGGCTAAGCATTCCCTCagtagaaaagacaaaacaagccTATGTACTGCTGCCTTCTCACATAGTCAAACACTCCAGCAAGAGGTCAGTCAGGACATGCTGATATTTGGTCTGTAGTCAAAACAGGGAGCGCAATCCTTCCTCTCCCTGGTCTGTGAGTCCTGAAGTGTCTCATCCCATACTGGTAAACATCTACATGATGCTTTAAAGATCTCTTTGCCAGAGCTTCTACTTAGGCACTGATTTTATTCAGGACTGAAAGTGTCTCACAAGTTTACTTTGTGCAATAATACGGAGAGTGACGTGTCAGCATGGCAAGGCTAGAAATGGCCTCCATTTTTTTCATCACAGGCAAAGACGGTGATTTGTTTCATGGCAGGGAGCAAGGAGAAATGTTCTCGGGGATGAGGCAGCAAAGGCTGGGTTGGCTTCTCtctgaggagagaaggagatgcATATTGAAGGAAGATGGATACTGAGAAAGTCACTGGTCATTGTGTTTTACCTTGAGTCATAACACAAGGGGGAGGAAGTGCTAACTATACAGCACAGAGAGAGATAAAAAAGGCTCCTTTCTCCACAGAGTATAATTAACCTGGGGGAACTGGATGGAGGATAATGCTGAGGTAAGATCCAAGGAAGGATTAGACATGCATGAATAAAAATAGCATCTGCAGTGATGTAAGGTAGTTTATATGCAAGAACTAGCAAATTCTGATGCTTCAGAGTGTATACTGATTGCCTCCAGAGGTCAGGAGGGTTTTTCCTCAGAGCATCCCACACTAAAGCTTCAGCAAAGAGCTGACAGGATCAGCCATTGTGTCTGAGGGACTGAGGAGCAGATTAGATCGCTTCATGCTGCCTCAGGATAACATGCTGGATCCAGTAAAGTAGAGGCCACTAGGCTGGCATGAGAAATGCTCAGGTGGCTTGCATGACCAGTGCATCCTAGCTATGCCATCCAGCATCCTGATAATGAGACAGACAGTTGTGGCACAGCTTTGACCACTATGGCCCCATTCAGGCCTTGTCATCTGAGCCATTGTGGTGGCAGCAAAGCAGACTGGGGGCAACTCACAACAGCTAGAACTGGGAAACAAAGGAGTCTTGCCCAGCTTATCATTAGGATGAGGGACTAAGGAGGCAAGCGGAGAGGCTGAGGTGACCAGCCAAGACAGGGAAGAAATCAGTGAACTGCTGGTTGTGCTTCTCTaaggaaaagacagagcagAGAATACTGTTCAATGCCAGGTTTAACAGCTTCATCTCTATATCTCTCATCCCTGAACTACTACATTTCAGCCCCCTCAAGAGCAAGGAGATCCCTCAAGCTTGTTCTTATTTTACCCCCCCCATGCCAGGGTAGTGCCCATGAGCTGCAACGTTCTCTCTTATGCCCACCACAGTGCCAGACTGGTCAGGATCAGGTCCTGCTTCATTCTTCTCATTCTCTTCTCTCAAGGTTTAAGAAGATCTTGAAGATTCACATCCCAGACCCTGAGAAGTTCTTTCCCCCACTCGTTTCTGTTCACGGAGGTGACATTCAGGTATGGGACTGGGGATGGAGCCACATGATtatgaaggagaaaggaggaaatgaGCATCTGGCTACACATAGCTGGTTGCCAGACCTACATCTGCACACACAACACATGCCTGTAGCACTGGCTGCTGTGTTCTCCACTCGAGTTTTATTTTCTCACCTTCTAAAACCCAACACTCAGCTGAGGTATCTCTAATTACAGAACTGAGAAAGGGCAAACCGCACAAACCTCAGCACCCTGCTCCCCCAAAGGGGAGcctgagagaaaagaagggacCTATGGGAGGGACCTTGACCTCTCAGATCCCTTTGCACCCGACTTCAATCCGTCCCTCCCTGCCCTAGGCTGCCCAGCTTTTCCTCACATTTCCTGGTGTGTTCCTCCCCTCCTGGCTGTGAGCCTTTCCTCTGCTCCTGATGTGAATTGCTATCATGCTGGATGGTACTTGGCTGTTTTCTGCATTGTGCATTCTTACTGTCTCCTTCTCTCTTTATCCACCCCTACTTTGTCCCTTCCCCTAATCTCTCTGTGAGTACCGGCAGCTGCAAGGAGACAATTACCGCTCCCCATGGTGTTAAAGGATGCAAGATGTGGGAGGTGATTCCAAGGAACCTGTCACTTTAAGTTGGGTGGAAATAAACAGcaaagggtccagaggacagcAAAGTTTTGGAAAAGCCTAAGTGCAAAAAGTCTTAGAAAGCTTAAACTACAGGGGAAGAGTGGGAACCTGTGAGGGTGGGATGGTGCAGCAGACACTGAAGACAGTTTCTCAGTGCAGAAAGAACCAGAAAAATTGGCTTTACTGGCCATGAAGGCAATGAAGTTGCATGGTATCAAAACCAGTGTATTTTTAAGGACAATGATGTACTGCAGAATGTCACTTACGATAAGCATGGAAATCTAGGCACAAGGAGCCTGGAAGaacactttggaaaagaaatctgcATAGGCCCATGTAGATGTATCAGAAGCTGATTCAGAACCTAGGAATAGGTTGCATGATATGCATCTCAGTACTGCTTTTCATGCTTTCACCTCCAGTTCATCTTATAgtcctgaaatgttttttttcttcctttcactttAATCCTCCATCCTCTATTCCCTCCCTTCAGAAATCCCATAATGTAGGCTTGCAAAATCTGTTCTTGATTTTGAAGACACAGAAAGTTATACTCTTTCTGAAAATCCTACATATGAGACATCACATATGTGAATTTCCCTCCCCACCACCTCTGGCAACTCTTGCTTGAACAGAGAAAAGGTCACTTTATTGCTGTGGGCACTCAGGAGAAGAAACCTTTGGTTCTTCTCTCAGAGTTATACTTTGTGTGTTAACAGTCTTTATCATGTGTTTCTTCCCCATCAGAAATGGCTCTCCTCCCCATTCTCCACATCTTCCTACTGTGTGAACAGCACAACCCCAGAGATCTCTGTGCTCGAGGTGATGCAGAAGAATGACCAGGAATCACAGCTTCTACTTTCCAAGGGAACCCTGACTCCTGATCCACCTTTAGAAACCAGTGGGCATTCTGTATCCAGCTGCTTCACCAACCAAGGCTACTTCTTCTTCCACCTTCCCAACTCCCTTGAGATTGAGCCCTGTCAGGTCTACTTCACCTATGAGCCTTTTACCCAGGAGGGCGGTGGCAGTGAGGATGGCAAGCCTTACCATGCTCTCCCCTCCCCAGACCTCTGCACAGTAGCAGAGGACACGCCTGTGTTGTTTCATAACTTTCTCCACTGCAACAGGGTGACCCAGGTCTTCCAAAACAGCTTCTTTGTGGAAGAGACAGAAGGTGAAGCCCAACAGGCCACAACTATTTCTGGGGCTCTCCAGTCAAGTGAAGGCACCTCACCAACACCAGTTCTCAAACAGGATGAGAATGTGATGGACAAGGCAGCTTTACAACCTGCTGAGGCCCTATGCCAGCTAAACACTGACTTTCCTGACCCACCAGACCTGCATGACAGTGATGCTATCGATGTAACAGAAGGGGGTATGAAGACAGGCCCTCCAGCTGGCCCCTGTACACCAGCAGCACATGCTActtcttctttctctcagaCTCCACCTCTAAAGCAAACCCAGGATGAGGACCCATGCAGAACGGCCTTTTCCAGCCAGGTTCCAAACACTGGTGCCTACCTTTCTCTGAGGGACCTCCAAAGCCAGTACAGCCATTGCTCTGTCTAGGATCTGCCTGGAGGAAATGCACAGGTGGAAAAGGcattctctgcagagaaggcaCGATGAACAGTTCTTCTATTTGGGACATGAACATGACTTCAGCATCAAACCCAATGGGACTGTTCTTTAATGAGGCTGGAAAACATAATTACCCTAGAGGGTTGCAAGACCAGAAAAGGGATAGGATGGGCAAGGTGTAAATTCATAGATGGATTACATGGGTAGCACTAGTTTCcaaggaaaaatgtgaaatgaaagCACATTTTGCATGGAGAACTGGGCTAGTGGACAGTAAAGCAGTACATGGAGAATGATAAAGACACAATAAAGCTGTTCAGTGCCAAGACAGCTAATGGAGATGTAAAAGCCTGGTTCTTAGGCAATATAGGCCAACAAGGACTCACCTTCATAACTGAACCTATTTCTCTGCTATTACTGTATCCAGTGGAGTAGAAACCCCTTCCCACACTGCTGAAGTGCTATTCTGAACCTcaccagttttttttttccttctcagcttCCAGCAGGAGGCTGTGCCAGCTCTTCCACAATAGCACTCAGAATTGAGGGTGAGAAGGCACATGGTCCATTTGCCTCATATCAGCCTAAAAGCCTCTAATGGAAAGGAGAAATGCCTGAACAGGTGGATGAGATTTTGAACAGGGGACAGCAGCACTATAGTCAGTGCTGAGACCAGCGATGAAATGGATGAAGATATGTCCTCCTGACTGACCGaaggtatatttttttctgtcacgtCTCCACTTCAGGTTTTAATCAGAACTTGTATTCTGAGTTACTCAGTCCAGCTTAAGGCTTGATTCTCTAAGGTCAGCTCAGAGCCACAACTGTGTCAGCTGTATGAGCAGCACAGTGTGAAAGAAATACCCATGACTGGGTTAAAAATAGTGGGGaattcccctctccccacctttttttcccccaggtcTGATGATGGCAGTAAAAAGAACAGACACAATTTCCCATTCTTGCTGCAATATTTTTCATGAAATCGAAAGCATTTCTGCCCTGCTGGTAGAATACAGTTATTTGACTATGATAAGCTGATTGCAGAATAGTTCATCCCACATCCTGTATTAGTGGAAAACATCGCAACGGTACTGCCCATTCCTTCCATTGCTTAAGGGAAACCACTGCCTAATTAGCGGCAAAGATGTAGTAAATGAGCCCAGAAAACTAACCCATGAATCAGCACCTttgatgaaaagaaaacttcaatCCACTCACAAAGAAAGGGGATAGAAAaagctactttttttccccctctgcatTTGCTGCTCTGGgttgagaaaaagcagaagaaaagtagCGAGGCAAAGGAAGCCAAGCTGTTGTGGTTGCATCCATCCCTGCATTCAGCATCTGTACCAtctgtccattttctttttctattcatcatgggaaaaaaacccaagcctgTCATAAAGGTCTTTCTTCTAAGAGTTTTTATATTGAAAGTGTCAAGGATATCAAACTTATTGGTACTTCTACCACCCCTATGAGTATCACCCGGAACTAATTCTTCCCTACCTCTGTACAAGCATTGAGCTTCCTCTTTGTTGGTCCCACACTGTCACACAACCTTGCACTGTGCAGCCTGAATGTCATTGAGAGTCCCAGCCATGGAGTCACCCACTGAGTTGGCTTTCACCTCAAAATCGCTGCTCAAAGGAGTTGAGCCTATCTGCAGCTGAGAGGCTGGGGGAGCTCTACCTCTCCTCTCATCAGCTTCTTCACCACCTCCATCAAGGCATGGACTGCTTCGTTGTCTCCAGAAGACAATAAGTGAAGAGGACCCCACAGCTTCCTAGATAAGGAAGCACAAGGCTTGTCCAGCTGTTTGGTGTACTTTGGAAGTCTTCTCAGACAGACTTCAAAGACACCTAAACACTTACTGCTGATGGGCAATTTGCTATCTTACACGGGCCGAGGATCCCTTTGGTACTTATGGTTATCCTGTCCCAATGTAGGTCTTCATAAGCTTCTCAATTATTCTTGCTGCTAAGAtaagtacaaaataaaaatgttgcctctttgtaaataaaagaaatactaagGAATCTACGGTGTTCTTCTGTCCTTAGAGGTGGGGGAAAGGATTAATATCTTTTCTAAATAGGGTACCAGGCAAAGCTTTGCCCTGACCAGTATACCTTTAGCCTTTCCTCCTAGTCCCTTCACCAAGGGACTCAGCCACCTAAAATAGAAGGCTGAGTTAGAAGTGATCCTGCTTCAGGCCTCCAAGGACTATCTTGTTGGCTTGGTATTTCCCCCAGCCCCAACTCACAGACTTGTGAAAATGCTGACAGCTTCTGAACTGTCGAGCTGTTAGCACTGCAATCGCAGCCATGCTGGGTGTGAATGTGTGACACACTGCGGCAGGAAGTGCTCAACATCAGATCTGGTGATAACTGGACTTTTCTTCCAGGAAGACAAGATCATGTGGTCTTGTATGTGAGTAACTCAGGTTATGAATACCAAAGGCACAACACTCTCAGTGGTACAGGGCTCTTTCTCTGCTGGGTCCCCAAGACCTCTTTGGAAATGACACATAGGGACCAGTCCCCTCTCAGGCTGATGCAAATGTGCAGTGTGTGGTTCACAAAACCACTTAAAGAATGCTACAAAGGTGCCCATTAGCACCAGAGGCAAACCAAAGCCGAATGCCAGCACTGTGTGGAAAATAGTGAGCTAACAGCCACAGACACACATCCTCTCTTTATCTTAAGCCCAGAGATGGCGAAGATAGCTGTCTCACCTCCTTTTTTCCAAGATATGTTGTTCATAAATAGGCAACATCACTCTGAGCTTTCTCCCacatcctttctttctttttattgtggAGAAGTGGAAAGTAAAGGGTACTTGCAGCAAAGGAATTCCTCTGAAGTCAAATCTGATCAAGGTTTTAGGTTCTTGGTTGATTCAAAAGCCTGCGGTGATAGATGTGGTATGCTTGCTTAGATAAATCAGATTgacaatttatattttttgttctgctgAAAACACCAGAGAAGAAGGATGCTTCTTTCCAGAAAGGTAGATACAAAAAGTAAGGTCTCTGGCATCAGGAAATACCCTGAGCAGGCTTCTGACCCACTGTAGTAAGTCCTTATAGCGTGAGCTTGGAAAAgccatatacatatacatatacatatacatatacatatacatatacatatacatatacatatacatatacatatacatatacatatacatatacatatacatatacatatacatatacatatacatatacatgtatGCCTAAAGATGCAGCTAGATCTCTGGTTATCTGGGGAAATTTTGGCTGGAAGTAACTTATTTAAATTGACATTTGGTCTCTGAAATATCACACAGATTCTGAAAACACTTCTTATTTTCATTGCATGCTTCATTTTCCCCTATGTGCAGCAATGATTTAGTTGGGATAACCACACTGACGTATTCCCAAACACTGCAGTTTTTCATTCACATATAGCATTTATCTACTAGAATCCACCATGAGGCAACTACAGCAATGGCTTTTGGTCTTCATGCAGTCCTAGACTAAACCTGAACCAGCGGTAGAGCTGAAAACAGCTGTTTCTGCCCAGCTGCCAAGATGAGCCCAAATGAGCCCTGGCCCAAATGAGCTCAGCCCCAGATCAATGCCACTGGCTGAAACTCAGCCCCAGGTGAAGAGTCACCCCTGTCCTCATTTCCGCccccttccccccagccccacctttATTGACAGAATGACTCTATTTACTCTTCTCTAGCTGGAGTGTGGTtgctttttgtgaaaaataaagggGCAAGTACAGAGCTGCAGGGCTGTAAGCAGAAGGTAGTGTAGGCAAGGTAGTTGAGGAGGACCCATGGctagaagaaaagcagatgctGCAAGGAGGAGCAAGTTGTGATGCAACCGAGTGTAGGGAGTCCAGCATCAGGACACTAGGCAGCAAGAAGAATAAGAAGACCAAAGGGAGTCTTGCAGGTGGGGACTGCGAGAcgctgtgctttgctttcatCTGCATGACCACGGTGGTAAGAGGACCTGCTCTCTACtgcaatcttccctcttccaagcGATCTACACCTGCCAGCCAGTGTCTGCTCTATCTCTGTGCTGGGGAGCACACATCCTGCATTTTGCCTCTCCCTCCAATGGGACCAAGGAGGGTAGCTAAGAAATACATCAGTTGCTCAGCAACTTCTTGTCCCCTGAGGAGGACAACATAAGCTACCTTCACCAGCCTCCTCGGTCATTCTCTTATGCATAACTGGAGATGGTGCTACCCTGACTTTTTCCAGGCTACCCCATCCAGCCTAAGGATTTTCTCCTCGTGAAGCCTCCAAAACctccatttcagaaaaaaaaagccattttacGGGGTGCGCTGACCCATCGCAGCAGGACGGTGCAGGACAAAGGCCAAGCTGAAGGGACATGGAATCAGGTTATTGATCACTGAGAAGACCTTGAGCCTGGGTAAATAGAtatcctcctctcttccctgttCCATGCGTGTGTGAGCTGGCTTGTGTAGGGAGCGTGGGCCAGGCCTCACAAGCGGCAGCAGGTTTCAAAGGTAGGTCTGCAGCTCTGGGGGAAACCCCAGTGCCTACCATCAAATCTTCTAACAAAGaggctcttctgctgctgcttcctgccctcctcctcccacccctccaCCTACGGTTCTTTGCTTGTGCCTGCTGTTTCAGAAAGGATGCTGTGATAGTGGAGAAGTGCCCTTGCTCTCTTGGATCACCCAACCTGGTTCACTGGGGAGGTGATCCTACCCAGGGGTTGCAGAGGAAGGTGACCCAGAAGAAACAAGGGAGGGTGGTCTCTGCTGATCCTGTTTGTATCACATACCTCTCTGGAAGGGTGCATTGCAGCAAGCAGATGTATGGCTAATGGCCCAAGCGCCCATGTTCATAAAGCTGGGTTTAATGTTTCAGAGTGAGTGCTTAAGTTCTGCAAGCATGTTTCTGTGTTGCAAGGCAGCCTGGAGACCTCAGGGCTCAGTAACTTAGGGAAAGCAAGGAGTCTGAGGTCACTTGCCCCTATTGTGTGAACACTTCAGGTAATCCACGTGAGGTAAAATGGGTGTGAGGCCAAACACCTTTTCCTACATCTGCAGCAAGTCCCTCCTAGGCATTCATGCCTGCACGGTCACATGCATCTCTGGGTACAGAGATGACTCACAGACACATAGATATGGCACAGGCGTTCCCCAAGACCTCTGTGCCCTCCCATACAGATGCATTCACATTCCTTTTTGCTCCAACCATAGAAAACCAGAAAGACTTTGGGGGCAGCTGTGCACAGGGTGATAGCAGAGGAAAGGAGTAGGAAAGTGGGTGAGACAGATAAACAAGATTAATGTGGCTGTCTAGGGCAATGGCATTTCTTACACTCAGAGTCTGGGGCTGACAGAAAGGGTGCTGGTCCGGGTGAAGCAAAAGAAGCAGCCTGGGGTAGACAAAGGGTGAAGGAAGTCAAAAGGTGCTCTCTTGCAAGAGCAGAGCCTGACGGAGGGCTGAACATCATTCAGGTGCTCTCTCCTCACTAGTTCAGCTAGTGAGTCAGTGTCAGCACGGGCTTAGCCCTAGGACACATGGTCTGGTAGGAAAGGCAAGGTTTGCTTACATTTAGGGACTGAGAGAAGAATGGCACAGCAGACAAAGTGCAACTTCATGCTTCTTGCTGTGTGCAGCTTCTGTGTGCATTTGAGGTCatggattttcttttgcattgaTTTCCAGCTCAATAAAACATCagttttaaaaccattcccagCCCAGGAGGACAACACTTTTGTCTCTGGAGAAATTAATTATTGTACTCATTTGTGGTTTTGGCAGAAGCAAAACCCAgggaaaagctttgaaaattgAGGGATTACCCAAGAGCTGTAGACATAACATGTCCTGGAATCCTGTCTCCCTCTGAATTAAGAGTTTTACCCACATTTGCACTGAGCAAAATCTTTTATGATTAGCACACATATCTCTTGGGAGAGAAGCACAGAGAAGGCAGAGCACCTCCAGAGACAGATGtaaagggaaacagaaaagcCAGCCTGACCACAGTGTGCTGTGTCACTAGGTGCCCCTGATGGAGGCCGAGGAACAGGAGGAAGATGCCAACTCTAACTCCCTCTCAAAGGAAGATTCAGAGACAAGCTCACGCGACTGCCTGCGCTATGTGCCCCTCGGGATAGCCTTTCTTttgctggctggagctgctgcagcaaccTGGTATTTCCTAGGTAAAATTGCAGGAGGTGAATGTTGTGTTGTCAAGGCAATGCCCAGCCCAAAATGTGTCAGTGATTCTGTGTAATCTTTACAAACTCATGCATAGGGGTAAACTCTTCTCTCCTACATACCAGTGAGGTAAAACAGTAGTGTCTTCTGTTGGCAGACTACAGACCATGGCACCTGGAACCAGCCATCCTGCAGTTTTACTCTGGCAGTCTTCAGGTCCTCAATCGCCAATACTCCCCGGACCTTGGGCAGGTGGAATCCAGAGCCTTCTGGCTGGAGTCATCTAAGCTCCAGAATATGGTGAGGGCAATGTCAGGACCAGAACTGGCAGTTCAATGAgtagaaagaggaagagataaGGTACCTCCATCCACGTGACAGGCTTGGTGGGTCTGTAAAGCAAGAGGGATGAAATATAGGGTTGGCCATAGATCCTTATCCACTTACACCATTGCATGGTAGTTATCAGACAACATTTTCgttgcagctgaaggaactgatTCGTGCCACAGAGCTGGGTCGATATTACAACTCGAGCACAGTGTATGCCTTTGGGTGAGTAGCACCCAGAACATTTTTCCATGTTCATGTGTGAAAGCTTCCAGTCGATTGTACTCTGGTTTCGCTAAAATCCTACCATCGCAAGCTGCTGCAGTCCCTATCATGGGATAGGCTCTAGGCTCGGCTGGGCAGTCCAAACCCAGAATAGTTCCAGCAtgacagagctggggatgttttgATGTCCGTGTTCATCTGAGGTCATGATGAAAAGCCAAAACAGAAATTTTTCAGAGTTCAGGAGAAGACAAAAATTGGCtggaaagaactgaaaaaaaaaaccccaaacaactagGCTTGGCATTCACAGTAAAATGCAGCTGgaaatgaatttatttcattCAAGAAAGTATTTTATGGTCTGATTCTAGGCACCAAAAGGGAGAGGCCAGGATGCACCATGCAAAAGGTATTCCAGCCAAGAAGTATGGTCTACCTGGGAAGAGGGTAACAGTGGAGTGGGACAGACATGGGACTACAGCTCTGTAGGACATCACATTAGATCAAGAAAGCAGGAATAACTTCCAAACTGACATACACatttgcttctgatttttttttccccatggaaACATACAGCTTATATTTGTCCTTCAACTAAGGAAAATCCCAATTTTGGTGCAACTCTGTTTTCAactggggaaagaaaagtttCACTTTCAATTCAGCCTTTTACTGAACAAAGGTTTGTTTCAACATCTCTTCCCCGTCTCCCAGCCAATTTACTCTGCCAGCTGGTTTAACAGAGCTTTCCCAGTCACAGTTTTCTGTAGCTTGAGCCTGCCCAGCATTAATGGCTAGTGGCAAGGTACTGAGTCACAGATCATCCATTTGTCACCACTGGAAGGGGGGACAATGAAGTCTTGATTGTTTCTTTTCAATCCCTGGTCAGTAGTAGCCAAAGGCCATTTCTACCTGAAATGAGACTACTTATTAAATCAGTCTTGATTAATAATCATGTGTGGTCAAGCCAGATGGCATAAAAGAGCTTCCCCTGCCAAAGGACTGAGGAGCACCATGGACATAGAAGCTCTCCCGCCCCGCTCAGAGTGGTTCCTCTGGGTCACAGCAGTCAGCTAGGAAGTCCACACAGATGTGTCTGATCTGTGGAAAATCAGTGGGGCAATAATTTCTGGGATTTGCCTCTCCAGCGATTCttgagaggaagagaggggatATTTAACATGCTATTTCTCTACTAGGGACGGGGCTCTGACCTTCTTCTTCTGGTTTGCCCTCCAAATCCCTGAGAGTCAGCAGAAAGAGATGACTGCTGAGAGAGTAAACACAATGCTCCATCAAGAGCTCTCCACCAGCTTCAACAGCTCAGGCAGCCTATCCTACCAGAAGGAGTACAGGGTCAACCCAGACTCACTGGTTCTGCTGGGTAAGTaccagctgctcagctgtggCCTGAGCAGTCAAGAATGTTCTAAGGTTTATAAGTTGCTGAAGAGAcattaggagaagaggccagaagtCACTACTGAAGGTCATAGGGGAAATCTGAAGAGG
This genomic window from Phaenicophaeus curvirostris isolate KB17595 chromosome 1, BPBGC_Pcur_1.0, whole genome shotgun sequence contains:
- the IL2RB gene encoding interleukin-2 receptor subunit beta, with product MKPSLLLLCHIWLFSLMTLSWTLDSTQGAPSLTCWYDSRAALFCDWKPGRDLVEAPCHLEILSNLALCDRLFPLPEKFKEHCELPMAEHMTGLRRCIKTFSSNSNTQCFTTADRLKMSVHCQIGEKRTVPVQIEDFSPLANIKLRPPGNLQLARKTENTYNLTWSLNISSHYLDGEREYQVRYRTTSQSWEEAKNFTIVQDQMWVVFESLSPDLKYEAAVRARPSASSIHKGVWSDWSETILWRTPANQTSQPFLPALIASTCIFVIIGTAFLINLRTLKWFKKILKIHIPDPEKFFPPLVSVHGGDIQKWLSSPFSTSSYCVNSTTPEISVLEVMQKNDQESQLLLSKGTLTPDPPLETSGHSVSSCFTNQGYFFFHLPNSLEIEPCQVYFTYEPFTQEGGGSEDGKPYHALPSPDLCTVAEDTPVLFHNFLHCNRVTQVFQNSFFVEETEGEAQQATTISGALQSSEGTSPTPVLKQDENVMDKAALQPAEALCQLNTDFPDPPDLHDSDAIDVTEGGMKTGPPAGPCTPAAHATSSFSQTPPLKQTQDEDPCRTAFSSQVPNTGAYLSLRDLQSQYSHCSV